CCATGAAGGGAGCTGAGGGCACCGTTTGACGCCGCTGGAGCTGGTACGGGTGGCGGCCGAAGCCGCCTCCGACAAAAAGGCTCAGGCAATCGTCGCCCTGGACGTCCGTGAGCTTCTGGCCATCACCGACTACTTTCTGATCTGCTCCGGCACGTCCGAGCGCCAGGTGCGCACCATCTCCGACGAGATAACCAAGCAGCTTCGCGAGTCGGGGGCCCGGATCATCAGGCGGGAGGGCGAGCGGGAGGCACAGTGGATCCTGCTCGACTATGAGGACTTCGTAATCCACGTCTTCGGAGCCGAGCAACGCGAGTACTACGACCTCGAGCGTCTCTGGAAGGACGCCCCCAGAGTTGCCGTCCTCAGTGGGGAGAAAGCGACCGGCTGACCCCTCAGCCGCACCGGATCACGCTGTGAGTCCGGCGCGCCACGACCGTGGGCTTGTTGGACCGCTGGGATACCTTCTCGATGAAGGCGCGCTCGAGTGAGCCG
This sequence is a window from Actinomycetota bacterium. Protein-coding genes within it:
- the rsfS gene encoding ribosome silencing factor, coding for MTPLELVRVAAEAASDKKAQAIVALDVRELLAITDYFLICSGTSERQVRTISDEITKQLRESGARIIRREGEREAQWILLDYEDFVIHVFGAEQREYYDLERLWKDAPRVAVLSGEKATG